The following are encoded in a window of Leptospira selangorensis genomic DNA:
- a CDS encoding NmrA family NAD(P)-binding protein yields MKIFVYGGAGQISSLVISKLLDLGHEVYAGTRTPETGKKLPGLIWVFADATQPTKGIEILEKVERAFFISPPGYTDQYSVLNPWFEKAKTSSLKKVVLMSAMGVDFAPPEAPFRKLEISLENSGVPYTILRPNWFMQNFQTYWLSGILKDKKISFPAGNAKTSFIHTDDISSSVVSALLNDQFNGRGITLTGKEALTHEEVAEKISKHTGLKVSYADISPETFKAGLLQAGVPEDYASFMVFIAGALKEGHSSPILNTVREITGKDPISFDEYAEQNKKVWLN; encoded by the coding sequence ATGAAAATTTTTGTTTATGGCGGAGCAGGACAGATCTCCAGTTTGGTAATTTCTAAATTATTGGATTTGGGTCATGAAGTATACGCAGGAACTAGAACACCCGAAACAGGTAAAAAACTTCCGGGATTAATATGGGTATTCGCAGATGCTACCCAACCTACAAAAGGAATTGAAATTTTGGAAAAAGTGGAGAGGGCCTTCTTCATTTCCCCTCCAGGGTATACGGATCAATATTCAGTATTAAACCCTTGGTTCGAAAAAGCCAAAACTTCTTCTTTGAAAAAAGTAGTTCTAATGAGCGCAATGGGAGTGGACTTTGCTCCTCCTGAGGCTCCATTCAGAAAATTAGAGATCAGTTTGGAAAACTCTGGAGTTCCTTATACGATCCTAAGACCGAATTGGTTCATGCAAAACTTCCAAACGTATTGGCTTTCCGGAATACTAAAAGATAAGAAGATATCCTTCCCTGCAGGAAATGCAAAGACCAGCTTTATTCATACGGATGATATATCTTCTTCCGTGGTTTCCGCTCTTTTGAACGATCAATTCAATGGAAGAGGGATCACATTAACCGGAAAAGAAGCGCTCACTCATGAAGAAGTCGCTGAAAAAATTTCCAAACATACCGGTTTAAAAGTGAGTTACGCAGATATCAGCCCTGAGACGTTTAAGGCAGGTCTTTTACAAGCCGGTGTGCCGGAAGACTATGCAAGTTTTATGGTATTCATTGCTGGTGCATTGAAAGAAGGCCATTCTTCTCCCATACTAAATACCGTTCGGGAAATTACTGGAAAAGACCCTATCTCTTTTGATGAGTACGCTGAGCAAAACAAAAAGGTCTGGTTGAATTAG
- a CDS encoding AraC family transcriptional regulator: MDILSEILTNAGWKADLLARTSLYKPWGFRFPCERSGGFHILSQGSCYARIKGKLIHLEKGDILFVAKGLDHDLVYSPDDNVLHISKFQDMSEKQKRSDKLPLTTFVSVRYEVPETAQHPFFLELPDFILVKSSDVLAHHPLNTTQVLISQELDSGIGSDLILQRLTDILLYYVIRHWLEIHPSYSPGWRSAFKDEKILRALEALHRKLSYPWTLEKLSRAVGVSRASIANRFREVLGCTPMDYLAKLRIDKGKTLMIEENFTLEEIARTVGYSSAFAFSKAYKRIHGLSPRNSELERLGA; the protein is encoded by the coding sequence ATGGATATTCTTTCGGAAATATTGACAAATGCGGGTTGGAAGGCGGATCTACTCGCCAGGACTTCCCTCTATAAACCTTGGGGATTTCGTTTTCCTTGTGAAAGGAGCGGTGGATTCCATATTCTTTCCCAAGGTTCATGTTACGCAAGGATCAAAGGAAAACTGATCCATTTGGAAAAGGGAGATATTCTATTCGTTGCAAAAGGTTTGGATCATGACCTTGTATATTCCCCTGATGATAATGTATTACATATTTCCAAGTTCCAGGATATGTCCGAAAAACAAAAAAGATCCGATAAACTTCCTTTAACCACATTCGTTTCCGTTCGTTATGAAGTTCCTGAAACTGCTCAGCATCCATTTTTCTTAGAACTTCCGGATTTTATTTTAGTAAAATCATCCGATGTTCTAGCGCATCATCCTTTGAACACTACTCAAGTATTGATCTCTCAAGAATTGGATTCCGGTATAGGTTCCGATCTGATATTACAAAGATTAACCGATATTCTTTTATATTACGTAATCCGACACTGGTTGGAGATCCATCCTTCCTATTCTCCTGGCTGGAGAAGTGCATTTAAAGACGAAAAAATTTTAAGAGCATTAGAGGCATTACATAGAAAACTTTCTTATCCTTGGACATTGGAAAAATTATCCAGAGCAGTCGGTGTTTCTAGGGCTTCTATCGCGAATCGATTTAGAGAAGTTTTGGGATGTACTCCCATGGATTATTTGGCAAAATTAAGAATAGATAAGGGAAAAACTCTGATGATAGAGGAAAATTTTACCTTAGAAGAGATTGCAAGGACTGTGGGTTATTCTTCTGCGTTTGCTTTTTCCAAAGCATATAAAAGAATACACGGTCTTTCTCCTAGAAATTCAGAGCTGGAGAGATTGGGAGCTTAG
- a CDS encoding ABC transporter permease, producing the protein MNLNAIKAIYFFEMARTRRTLMQSIASPVLSTSLYFIVFGSAIGSRIQEVNGVSYGSFIVPGLVMLSLLTESISNASFGIYFPKFTGTIYEILSAPVSSMEAVIGFVGAAATKSLILGSIMLATASMFVEIKIAHPFLMVFFLILTCVSFSLFGFIIGIWADNFEKLQVIPMLVITPLVFLGGSFYSANMLPPFWQTVTLFNPILYLVSGFRWSFYEIGDVSLEISLTMISLFLIFCLCVVAWMFKTGYHIKK; encoded by the coding sequence ATGAATCTGAACGCAATCAAAGCCATCTATTTTTTCGAAATGGCAAGAACGAGAAGAACATTGATGCAAAGTATTGCATCACCGGTTCTTTCTACTTCTTTGTACTTTATCGTTTTCGGTTCGGCGATCGGATCCAGGATCCAAGAAGTGAACGGAGTGTCTTACGGTTCTTTTATTGTGCCCGGGCTTGTAATGCTTTCATTATTGACTGAAAGTATCTCCAATGCTTCTTTCGGGATCTATTTCCCTAAGTTTACAGGTACCATCTACGAAATTTTATCCGCCCCCGTTTCCAGTATGGAAGCTGTGATCGGTTTCGTGGGAGCTGCTGCAACCAAATCTTTGATCTTAGGTTCCATCATGCTTGCTACCGCTTCTATGTTTGTGGAAATTAAGATCGCTCATCCATTTTTGATGGTGTTCTTTCTGATACTAACCTGTGTTTCTTTCAGTCTATTCGGATTTATCATAGGAATCTGGGCGGATAATTTCGAAAAACTGCAAGTGATCCCGATGTTAGTCATCACTCCTTTAGTTTTTTTGGGTGGAAGTTTCTATTCTGCAAATATGCTTCCTCCTTTCTGGCAAACCGTAACTCTATTCAACCCGATCCTATATCTGGTCAGCGGGTTCAGATGGAGTTTTTATGAGATAGGAGATGTAAGTCTTGAAATCAGTCTAACAATGATCTCACTCTTCTTGATTTTTTGCCTATGCGTTGTAGCTTGGATGTTCAAAACTGGATATCATATTAAGAAATAA
- a CDS encoding ABC transporter ATP-binding protein, which yields MNSNSPIVSIQNLSKSYSNGFQALKNINLDIEKGEIIALLGPNGAGKTTLISIICGIVNPTSGSVSVGGYDIIKDYRKTRSMIGLVPQELTVHAFESVLSTTSFTRGLFGKSPNKEYIEEILKSLSLLEKKDQTIMTLSGGMKRRVMIAKALSHEPAVLFLDEPTAGVDVELRKDMWNVVRALRDKGVTIILTTHYIEEAEEIADRVGIMNKGELVLVEKKTELMHKLGKKQILLDLVSPLQSLPNNFNGYELELKNEGKQLLYTYDGQEKQTGIANFLEQLKKSGIEFRDLNTTQSSLEEIFVQLVKEPK from the coding sequence ATGAACTCCAACTCTCCCATTGTTTCCATCCAAAACCTCTCCAAATCCTATTCTAACGGATTCCAAGCTTTAAAAAATATAAACTTGGATATTGAAAAAGGAGAGATCATCGCTCTTTTAGGCCCGAACGGGGCCGGAAAAACAACTCTGATCTCTATTATCTGCGGGATAGTCAATCCAACCTCCGGTTCTGTTTCCGTAGGTGGTTACGATATTATCAAAGATTACAGAAAGACCAGATCCATGATCGGTCTTGTTCCCCAAGAACTCACAGTTCACGCATTTGAATCCGTTTTGAGCACTACGAGTTTCACCAGGGGTTTATTCGGAAAATCACCTAACAAGGAATATATCGAAGAAATTCTAAAGTCCCTCTCTCTTTTGGAAAAGAAGGACCAAACGATCATGACCCTATCCGGGGGAATGAAAAGAAGGGTAATGATCGCAAAAGCATTATCACATGAACCGGCAGTTTTATTTTTAGATGAACCTACTGCAGGTGTGGATGTAGAACTCAGAAAAGATATGTGGAATGTAGTGAGAGCTCTCAGAGACAAAGGTGTCACCATTATTCTCACTACACATTATATCGAAGAGGCGGAAGAGATCGCTGATAGAGTCGGCATCATGAACAAGGGAGAATTGGTCCTTGTAGAAAAGAAAACCGAACTAATGCATAAGCTTGGGAAAAAACAGATCTTATTGGATCTTGTTTCTCCCCTCCAAAGTCTGCCGAATAATTTTAACGGTTATGAGTTGGAATTAAAGAATGAAGGGAAACAATTATTGTACACCTACGACGGTCAGGAAAAACAAACCGGTATCGCAAACTTCTTAGAACAATTGAAAAAGTCCGGAATAGAATTCAGAGACCTGAATACCACCCAAAGCAGTTTGGAAGAAATTTTCGTACAATTAGTGAAGGAACCCAAATGA
- a CDS encoding DUF2834 domain-containing protein: MNLSTFRNLLIVLGSVFTAGFLYLVLPPLSQNFDVIGAFLGGFVNPFSSAYALDIIFTWLVLAAWIVYDAKTKGIKNGWIALLLGVVPGVAVGAAYYIYLREKQNRN; encoded by the coding sequence ATGAATCTTTCAACATTTAGAAATCTTCTGATCGTCCTAGGCTCTGTGTTTACCGCAGGCTTTCTATATTTAGTACTTCCACCTTTATCACAAAACTTCGACGTGATCGGCGCGTTTTTAGGAGGATTTGTAAATCCATTCTCCAGCGCTTACGCTCTGGATATAATTTTTACCTGGCTCGTTCTCGCAGCCTGGATCGTATATGATGCGAAAACAAAAGGGATCAAGAACGGGTGGATCGCACTTCTACTCGGTGTGGTTCCAGGTGTGGCAGTAGGAGCAGCTTATTATATTTATCTGAGAGAAAAACAGAATCGTAACTGA
- a CDS encoding fibronectin type III domain-containing protein produces MRNLIRSIGIAVAVTSFLASCQILNKAIGWDEKSNLSFLSLEKAGVFAGSGKSGPNGTTIQSTDGLFSVFIPEGAMDGEESFEITKYEPPSNSLPQGYFPTSQLYEITPSYRFKKDVIVTITLDSDKLSSLNLNKKKSQGFVISQTPEDNNSGRITGGWNTGRTSVNGDKITITTRTFSVFGGGTPPAGNNAPNIMGAFYYFKTNCSYLPYMVRTRVIEPDGDPMQVYLLTGTVGNSLVAIPMTPESGNWYSANIPYEAMVAGGIQMQVLAVDSYGNNSSHPTSDTFKYPVDAGNSTYTAGFKTDQDNDGYLDAWEVDNGFNPNSAASPPVTLFPDSDNDGIPNIADRTPNGETNPPIDSLTLIPSVLKMDVGENVTFAVSASFAGQPRFVRPNMVVTGNAVSGVPVGTLTNSTLHANAPGLAGVTATVGSNNATTKVTVVDSVAPSSITDLTATAMTFTQVRLRWTAPGNDSGSGRAAAYEVRRASSAITNNLQCDSAPAIAHSLVPKNSGLPEVLDINGHSPNSTYYYCIRAFDWNGNRSSWTGTVQATTPATPDLTRPGNITNLNAVTVNETSVDLTWTAVGDDNNTGIAAAYDIRKSTNVINTDNDCDGAVSIPNALFGITAGSSITFRVNDLSEDTRYYFCVRAYDEVSNRSSWNGTVSTRTRMSNKAPIVDAGPDQLDRMISQVVNLNGTNSSDPDKGICGAIVSNYSYQWRFISRPVGSALLDSNISNGNQLSASFVPDIPGNYLLELSFRDDAGTCYGGARTGIDSVLISAKDLDSVNPDPVSSRSAAAVSLDQIQLNWYNVGDDGMVGTVSSYKIGVSLSPITNSIECDAAVDTRYPNLNNYVPGQAVSFIIGGLLQNTVYNFCIVAYDDVGNKSPWSGNLSAKTLEGTSGWGTFTSWGTCSTKCGAGTQSRSRVCLDPTQGCAGSAIETQSCSLHACAYTNYTSEDNGTAPTASCPSGFSSYTAASYSGYFRRVVYDYWGEGWACGIIPREDRTAPSGGYYSSSLSPTSVTFYYAVNNPPPVENYCVSHTIISNRSATIYCMEKQY; encoded by the coding sequence ATGCGTAATCTAATTCGCTCGATAGGGATAGCGGTAGCCGTTACAAGCTTTCTCGCGAGTTGTCAAATTTTAAATAAAGCTATCGGATGGGATGAAAAATCCAATTTGTCATTCTTGTCGTTGGAAAAGGCAGGAGTATTCGCAGGTAGCGGAAAGTCCGGACCTAACGGGACCACCATACAATCTACAGACGGTCTTTTTAGCGTTTTCATTCCGGAAGGAGCAATGGATGGAGAAGAATCTTTTGAGATCACTAAATACGAACCTCCTTCCAATTCTCTTCCACAAGGATATTTTCCGACTTCTCAGTTGTATGAAATAACTCCTTCTTATAGATTTAAAAAAGACGTGATCGTAACGATCACATTAGATTCGGATAAATTAAGTTCTTTGAATTTAAATAAGAAGAAGTCCCAGGGATTCGTGATCAGCCAAACTCCTGAAGACAATAATTCAGGCAGGATCACCGGTGGTTGGAATACCGGAAGAACATCTGTAAACGGTGATAAAATTACGATTACTACTCGTACATTTTCGGTATTCGGTGGAGGAACTCCTCCTGCAGGAAATAATGCTCCGAATATAATGGGAGCCTTCTATTATTTTAAAACGAATTGTTCTTATTTACCTTATATGGTTAGAACTAGAGTTATAGAGCCGGATGGGGATCCAATGCAAGTGTATCTTCTTACTGGAACTGTAGGAAATAGTTTAGTTGCTATTCCTATGACTCCTGAATCAGGAAATTGGTACAGCGCAAATATCCCGTATGAAGCTATGGTTGCAGGTGGGATCCAAATGCAGGTCTTGGCTGTGGATTCTTATGGAAATAATTCCTCTCATCCTACTTCGGACACATTTAAATACCCTGTAGACGCCGGAAATTCTACTTATACTGCGGGATTTAAAACAGATCAGGATAATGACGGATATCTAGATGCTTGGGAAGTGGATAACGGTTTTAATCCGAATAGCGCTGCTTCTCCGCCAGTTACTCTATTTCCTGATTCCGATAACGATGGAATCCCGAATATTGCGGACCGCACTCCTAATGGAGAAACAAATCCACCTATTGATAGTTTAACTTTGATCCCTTCTGTTTTGAAAATGGACGTGGGTGAAAATGTTACGTTTGCAGTATCTGCATCTTTTGCAGGTCAACCTCGCTTTGTTCGTCCGAATATGGTAGTTACCGGGAATGCAGTTAGTGGAGTTCCTGTCGGAACTTTAACAAATTCTACATTACATGCGAATGCTCCTGGGCTTGCGGGAGTTACCGCAACTGTAGGAAGTAATAACGCTACTACGAAAGTTACAGTAGTGGATTCTGTTGCTCCAAGTTCTATCACTGACTTGACTGCAACTGCTATGACATTCACTCAAGTAAGACTTCGTTGGACTGCTCCTGGTAATGATAGCGGTTCCGGTCGTGCTGCGGCATATGAGGTAAGAAGAGCTTCTTCTGCGATCACTAATAATCTTCAGTGTGATTCTGCGCCTGCGATTGCACATTCATTAGTGCCAAAAAATTCCGGCTTACCGGAAGTATTAGATATTAACGGACATTCTCCGAATAGCACATACTATTATTGTATTCGTGCATTCGATTGGAATGGAAACAGAAGTTCTTGGACAGGGACTGTTCAAGCGACAACTCCTGCTACTCCTGATTTAACTCGTCCTGGAAATATCACTAACTTAAATGCGGTTACCGTAAATGAAACTTCAGTAGATCTAACTTGGACCGCTGTGGGTGATGATAATAATACCGGAATCGCAGCTGCTTATGATATCCGTAAATCCACGAATGTGATCAATACTGATAATGATTGTGATGGAGCGGTTTCCATTCCGAATGCGTTATTCGGAATTACTGCCGGATCTTCAATTACGTTTAGAGTAAACGACCTCTCCGAAGATACCAGATATTATTTCTGTGTGAGAGCATACGATGAGGTAAGTAATCGTAGCAGTTGGAACGGAACAGTTTCTACAAGAACACGTATGAGTAATAAGGCTCCGATCGTAGATGCAGGACCGGATCAATTGGATAGAATGATCTCTCAGGTTGTGAACTTGAATGGAACAAATTCATCGGATCCTGATAAAGGAATTTGTGGAGCAATCGTATCCAATTATTCATACCAGTGGAGATTTATCTCTAGACCGGTAGGCTCTGCATTACTGGATTCTAATATTTCCAATGGAAACCAATTGTCTGCTTCCTTCGTTCCGGATATTCCAGGAAATTATTTACTGGAATTGTCCTTTAGAGACGATGCGGGAACCTGTTATGGCGGAGCAAGAACAGGGATTGACTCTGTCTTAATTTCCGCAAAGGACTTAGATAGTGTAAATCCGGACCCTGTTTCCAGTAGATCCGCTGCCGCTGTTTCTTTGGATCAAATCCAATTGAATTGGTACAATGTAGGGGACGACGGAATGGTCGGGACAGTATCCAGTTACAAAATTGGGGTATCTCTTTCACCGATCACTAATAGTATAGAATGTGATGCCGCAGTGGATACACGTTATCCGAATTTGAATAACTATGTTCCAGGTCAGGCAGTTTCCTTTATCATCGGGGGCTTATTACAGAATACAGTGTATAATTTCTGTATCGTAGCCTACGACGACGTTGGAAACAAAAGCCCATGGAGTGGAAATCTAAGTGCAAAAACTTTAGAAGGAACTTCAGGCTGGGGAACATTCACTAGTTGGGGAACTTGTAGTACCAAATGTGGTGCCGGGACCCAGTCCAGATCCAGAGTTTGTTTGGATCCGACTCAAGGTTGTGCAGGTTCAGCAATAGAAACTCAAAGTTGCAGTTTGCATGCTTGTGCGTATACGAATTATACTTCGGAAGATAACGGAACAGCTCCGACTGCAAGTTGTCCAAGCGGGTTTTCTAGCTACACGGCAGCTTCCTATTCTGGGTATTTCAGAAGAGTTGTATATGACTATTGGGGAGAAGGTTGGGCATGTGGAATTATCCCGAGAGAAGATAGAACAGCTCCTTCGGGCGGTTATTACTCATCTTCTCTTAGTCCGACTTCAGTAACTTTCTACTATGCGGTAAATAATCCGCCTCCTGTAGAGAATTATTGTGTTTCGCATACTATAATCAGTAACCGGTCCGCAACGATTTATTGTATGGAGAAACAATATTAA
- a CDS encoding RecQ family ATP-dependent DNA helicase, with amino-acid sequence MSDLQELKKKFGVSEFRSSQEKIIKDVLEGKNCLVIMPTGMGKSLCYQLPALALEELTVVISPLIALMQDQVDKLKSLGIDAEFVNSSISKEERNLRYENLKNGKYKILYVSPERFRKSAFLEIFKTRKVSLLVVDEAHCISQWGHDFRPDYTKISEFRKILKYPRVIALTATATKEIQKDIIKQIGLSESDIQIYNEGISRPNLYLEVRTFVDSSSKAKELISYLKNLKGNTIVYFNLIKNIEIFSELLDIEKIRYRVYHGMLSPDKRRKIQNDFLNSKNTLLLATNAFGMGVDKANIRTIIHAELPSSLESYYQEIGRAGRDGNPSDCLLFYNQDDLSVLMDFIEWQNPDENFMIRAYRVLKSVGEKLSSLEYEELQSMVVHKNRGDHRLQTVLNLFERHGVTSGDLERKSLVLRGELPDVLTDPKVLEERKKASLNRLYQMLMYLKSEKCRREFLYEYFGASFHSCENCDICSKA; translated from the coding sequence ATGTCCGATCTACAAGAATTAAAAAAGAAATTCGGAGTCTCCGAATTCAGATCCTCCCAAGAAAAAATTATAAAAGATGTTTTAGAAGGTAAAAACTGCCTTGTGATCATGCCTACCGGCATGGGCAAATCTTTATGTTACCAATTGCCTGCCTTGGCATTGGAAGAATTGACTGTTGTTATTTCTCCATTGATCGCTCTTATGCAGGACCAAGTGGACAAATTAAAATCTTTGGGAATTGATGCCGAATTCGTAAACTCATCTATTTCTAAAGAAGAACGTAATCTTCGTTATGAAAACTTAAAGAACGGGAAATATAAAATCCTTTATGTTTCTCCTGAAAGATTTCGTAAATCAGCCTTCCTGGAAATATTCAAAACTCGAAAAGTTTCCTTATTGGTCGTAGACGAAGCTCATTGTATCAGCCAATGGGGACATGATTTCAGACCTGACTATACTAAAATTTCGGAATTCAGAAAGATCCTAAAATATCCTAGAGTTATCGCTTTAACCGCTACAGCGACAAAAGAGATCCAAAAGGATATAATCAAACAGATTGGATTATCCGAATCGGATATTCAAATCTATAACGAAGGGATTTCTAGGCCGAATCTTTATTTGGAAGTTAGGACTTTTGTAGATTCTTCTTCTAAAGCGAAAGAGCTGATCTCATATCTGAAAAATCTGAAAGGAAATACGATCGTTTACTTTAATCTGATCAAAAATATCGAAATTTTTTCAGAACTTTTGGATATAGAGAAGATCCGGTATAGAGTGTATCACGGAATGTTATCTCCCGATAAAAGAAGAAAGATCCAAAACGATTTTCTAAATTCTAAAAATACCTTACTCTTGGCCACGAATGCATTCGGGATGGGAGTTGATAAGGCTAATATTCGTACGATCATTCATGCAGAACTACCTTCTTCTTTGGAATCTTATTATCAGGAAATAGGTAGAGCGGGGAGGGATGGGAACCCTTCCGACTGTCTTCTATTTTATAACCAAGACGATTTATCGGTTCTTATGGATTTTATTGAATGGCAGAATCCGGATGAAAATTTTATGATCCGAGCCTATCGGGTCTTAAAGTCAGTGGGAGAAAAATTATCATCCCTCGAATATGAAGAATTACAATCAATGGTTGTGCATAAAAATCGAGGTGATCATCGTTTACAAACTGTTCTTAATCTTTTCGAAAGACATGGAGTCACTTCGGGAGATTTGGAAAGAAAGTCTCTTGTTTTAAGAGGAGAATTACCGGACGTTTTAACGGACCCGAAAGTTCTGGAAGAAAGAAAGAAGGCGAGTTTGAATCGACTATATCAGATGCTTATGTATTTAAAGTCTGAAAAATGTAGAAGGGAATTTTTATACGAATATTTCGGTGCAAGTTTTCATTCTTGCGAAAATTGTGATATTTGTTCTAAAGCTTAA
- a CDS encoding sensor histidine kinase, whose amino-acid sequence MRSSIFHLLFLLVFMGCSQKAEVYSPQAKDGILDLRNWDRDRFYTVALDGDWEFADGIITPENFTKDGFISVPGAWNSFTKNGKQHEGEGLGTYKLTVLLDKPVKDLAFQIGDVSTAFKLFLNGKLLIENGKIGNSREEMVPSYKHPIVLIDEESKELKLTLQISNFYHRTGGLRKSIKIGDTLAVFEEKKRQVALGWVVFGATFFMGLYHLILFLMRRVDKSALWFGLFCIDLSIRGFFTGSVFIYEVTPDSFWVYIHKLDILTFVLALPLFSVFLKAVFPDEKFHYYFNTLFIGVSSIFFILVLALPSTEYMNYIRIFQSFVGISIVYFFIMIALCIFRRREGAILFAIGSLILFLTTLNDILNQSLIIKAEYLASWGLLAFLFSQTVMLSVRFSNAFVRLEELQKSLEQKVTERTKQLEEAKHIAEEANSLKDTFLSLATHDLRSPITTVIGILHLIKNDYDQLDDESLLEWVDRAEYTSSQSLEMIATLLDLNRLKSGSFPLDNSLIYVYPEVEGVLAKLLPQAEAKKIRIINKIPDDVKLNVDRALFAEIFINLVSNSIKFCRENDTISIGFSNEKNDPEFFVEDTGIGIPKDMIPNLFLTEIKSTRLGTKNESGTGLGLPLVYSIIKAYNGKISVESEEKKGSKFTFCIPRV is encoded by the coding sequence ATGAGGTCATCTATCTTTCATTTACTATTTCTCTTGGTTTTTATGGGTTGTTCTCAAAAAGCCGAGGTCTATTCCCCACAAGCAAAAGATGGAATTCTAGATCTGAGAAATTGGGACAGAGATCGTTTCTACACGGTTGCTCTAGATGGAGATTGGGAATTTGCGGATGGGATTATAACTCCGGAAAATTTTACCAAAGATGGATTCATTTCCGTTCCGGGTGCATGGAACTCATTTACAAAAAACGGCAAACAACATGAAGGAGAAGGCCTCGGGACTTACAAACTCACAGTCCTACTGGATAAACCGGTAAAAGATTTGGCCTTTCAAATCGGAGATGTTTCCACAGCATTCAAACTTTTCCTAAACGGAAAACTACTGATCGAGAACGGGAAGATCGGAAATTCAAGAGAAGAAATGGTTCCTTCTTATAAACATCCGATTGTTTTAATAGATGAAGAATCCAAAGAATTAAAACTCACATTACAAATATCAAATTTTTATCATAGAACAGGAGGGCTTCGCAAATCTATTAAGATCGGAGATACCTTAGCCGTTTTCGAGGAGAAAAAAAGACAGGTCGCGCTTGGTTGGGTGGTTTTCGGTGCCACCTTCTTCATGGGTCTTTATCATTTGATCCTGTTTCTGATGAGAAGAGTGGATAAATCCGCACTTTGGTTCGGATTATTCTGCATCGATCTAAGTATCAGAGGATTTTTTACAGGATCAGTATTTATATACGAGGTTACTCCTGATTCTTTCTGGGTCTATATCCATAAATTGGATATTTTAACCTTCGTTTTGGCCCTTCCATTGTTCTCCGTTTTTCTAAAAGCGGTTTTCCCGGACGAAAAATTCCATTATTATTTTAATACTCTATTCATAGGAGTAAGCTCTATATTCTTTATCTTGGTCCTTGCGCTACCTTCTACTGAATACATGAATTATATTAGAATATTCCAATCATTTGTAGGGATAAGTATAGTTTACTTTTTTATAATGATCGCTCTTTGTATTTTTAGAAGAAGAGAAGGTGCAATCCTATTTGCAATAGGTTCCTTAATACTTTTCTTAACTACATTAAATGATATCTTGAACCAAAGTTTGATCATAAAAGCGGAATATTTGGCAAGCTGGGGACTTCTCGCATTCTTATTCTCTCAAACCGTGATGCTTTCAGTCAGATTTTCCAATGCATTCGTAAGATTGGAAGAGCTCCAAAAATCATTGGAACAAAAAGTAACCGAAAGAACCAAACAATTAGAAGAAGCAAAACATATCGCAGAAGAAGCGAATTCACTCAAAGACACGTTCCTATCTTTAGCGACTCACGATTTAAGATCTCCTATTACAACGGTAATCGGCATCTTACATTTGATCAAAAATGATTACGACCAATTGGATGATGAATCCTTATTAGAATGGGTGGATAGAGCTGAATATACATCGTCTCAATCTTTAGAGATGATCGCAACACTCCTGGATCTAAATCGACTTAAATCGGGTTCTTTTCCTTTAGACAATAGTTTGATCTATGTATATCCGGAAGTAGAAGGTGTATTAGCTAAACTTCTTCCTCAAGCAGAAGCAAAAAAGATCCGTATTATAAATAAAATCCCGGACGATGTGAAGTTAAACGTAGATCGGGCCTTATTCGCTGAAATATTTATCAACCTAGTTTCCAATTCCATTAAGTTCTGCAGAGAAAATGATACGATCAGTATAGGATTTTCTAATGAGAAGAATGATCCTGAATTTTTCGTAGAAGATACAGGGATCGGGATACCTAAGGATATGATCCCGAATCTATTTTTAACCGAGATCAAATCTACTCGATTAGGGACCAAAAACGAATCCGGAACAGGTTTAGGTCTACCTTTGGTCTATAGCATTATAAAAGCTTATAATGGAAAAATTTCAGTAGAATCCGAAGAGAAAAAAGGAAGCAAATTTACATTCTGCATTCCTAGAGTTTAA